A stretch of DNA from Thermanaerosceptrum fracticalcis:
TACCCCCGGTTAATTCCACGACCCGTAAATCCCCGCCATGTTCCCTTAGTACGTGGCGTACACGTTCGTTCAATACCTTTTCCAGTTCTTCTTTACGTGCCATTAAACATCATTCTTTCCCTTTTATTTTTCTATACCGACCAGCTCAAAGGCTAACTCTTTCTTTTTCTCCATATTAGCCTGACGCGCAATGACCACTCTCATAGCCTGGGGAGAACCTGCTCCGTGCATGGATTCTGTAAGGTATCCTACGGCTGCCCGGCCTAAGGTCATGTTCTCGATGAGGCGGAGCAGGCGGAGGCGGTCTTCAGTTGGTATTCCAGCAACCCCTTGCAAGTATTTCTCAACATACTTGCCCAGTTCCGGATGACGGAAGTCTTTCTCTGAAGGTAAAGTTACCATCAATCCGCCGGCAATATCCTGAGCTAATCTGGCTATCTCATAAGGGAATCGGGTAACGTTTAGTTTACAAACGTTGGCCAATAAAAGATTAATGAGATACGTACCGGAGGCTGTCCGGTTCCCTTCGGCGGAACAAGCGATACCACAAGAGTACAGAGTCTCATTCAGGTGAACCATCTCTACAAGCTTGTCCTTAATATGGGAAGCCTTTTCCACTCCATTGAATTGGGCCACAGCAGCAGTGGCTCCGATGAGGACGTCGCCCACACCAACTTTACAGCCGCCATAGCTCTGACGATGATAACCGGCAAACCGTTCTACCAAGAGACCGGCGAAGTCGTACTCACGGCACATGAAAACCCTTTCCCAGGGTACAAACACGTTATCGAAGATGGTAAGCGCTTCTTGCCCACCAAACTTAGCATTACCTTTGTCGATGTCACCCTCTTCCAAGCTACGTGTATCACAGGACTGGCGTCCATAGATAAAGAAAAGGCCTTTGGCATCGGTTGGAACAGCAAAACTTACCGCATAGTCCTTATCCTCTTCCCGCATCGCAATGGTAGGCATAACCAGGACTTCGTGGGAGTTGACAATCCCCGTCTGGTGTACTTTAGCTCCCCGAACGACAATACCGTCTTCCCTTTCTTCCACGATCCTTAAGAAAAGATCAGGATCTGCCTGCTTGCTGGGCGGAAGGCTGCGATCCCCCTTGGGGTCGGTCATGGCCCCATCTACCACCAAATCATTTTCCTGAATATAGGCCAGAAACTTACGGAAGCGCTGATGATATTCAGTGCCATATTTTTGATCTATTTCATAGGTAACACTGTCTATGGAATTAAAGGCATCCATACCTACACAGCGTTGGAAACAAACACCAGTCTTCTGTCCAAGCAGTCTTTGCATCTTAACTTTTTTAACTAAGTCTTCGGTGCTTTGGTGTAAGTGGGTAAAGCGGTTGACTCTTTTTCCTGTAAGGTTAGAGGTGGCCGTAAGCAGGTCCTCATATTCGGGCTGATTAGCGAGTTCATAAGTCATGGCCACCGCATTGATGGAGGGCCTAATAATGGGATGGTCTACCGGGTTTTCCACACGTTCGCCAAACATAAACACCTTAATATTCCGCTGACGCAAACTTTCGATGTATTCTTGTCCTGTTTTAAGCGCCATCAATTACTCCTCCTTGTATTGTCTTCAATTATATGGAAATTGCCTTGCCCCATGATATTTATATGCAAGATCCATGCCAAACAAAGAAGAGATCCCACTTTTATTTGATTTCAGTTATAAAGCCCATTAGAGGTTGTGCCTGTGTTACACTATTTTTTATGTCTGATGCGAAAATACATCAACCTCCACTCAATTCTAGGTTCCCTTTAGTGCCAGTCAACTGCTAAAGTCGTCATATTTCGACTTATGTAACCATTACTTAATTTTGATGTGAAGTTACATCCTTTTGATGTGTTTCCGCATCGACATATTTTTGCAGTTTTCGTACTACATTGGACTGGTCGATTCCTAAGGCCAGGGCTGCCTTACGCGTTGTCTTATACCGCGCCATAGCCGCAAAAATCAATTGCCGTTCTAAATCTTCTATAGCCTCTTTCAATGGTACGATTTCAGAGATGGTCACTGTGATACCGTTCTCACCCCTCACCTGTTCACGAACGTAACCGGGCAAGTAGTCGGGAGAAATGACGTTACTGTTGCCCGAAACTATAAACAATCTTTCTACCATATTTTCTAACTCCCGTACGTTGCCGGGCCAGGCAAAAGCGGTAAAATATTCAATTACTTCCGGCGCAAACCATTTGTTTACTTTATATTTCTCGTTAAACTTTTTCAAAAAATGAATGGCCAGAGCAGGTATATCTTCTTTACGCTTCCTGAGAGGAGGGATAAGAATAGGAACTACATTTAAGCGATAATAAAGGTCTTCACGGAAAGTGCCCTGCTTAACCATGTCCTCCAAGCTCTTATTTGTTGCGGCAATGACACGGACATCAATAGGTATGGACTTTGTCCCACCCACACGCACTATTTCTCCACCCTGTAAAACCCTTAACAACTTCACTTGCAAATTGCTGGGCAGGTCACCGATCTCATCCAAAAAAACGGTCCCTCCATTGGCAGACTCAAAGAGTCCCGGCTTCCCCTCTTTTTTTGCTCCGGTAAAGGCTCCCGATTCGTAACCGAACAACTCAGATTCCATTAAATTCTCGGGAATTGCCCCACAGTTGATGGTGACAAAGGGACCATCTTTCTTTTTGCTGGATTTATGAATCAGGTGTGCAATCACTTCCTTACCAACACCAGATTCCCCAAGCACCAGGACGGTAGTATCCACCTCGCCCAAACGGATGGCCAATTCTACGATATTACGCATTTCTTTACTTTTAGATACTAAATTCATGGACGTAAGACGTCTTAAGCGAAGTTCTTCCAATTCGGAGTAATACCGATCATTGAGCGTTTTAGCCTCATCCAATTCCTTCTGCAATCTATTTAATTCGGTCATATCACGAACACAGGTCACCACCCTGAGTATCTCACCATTTTCCCCGACTACCGGAATACCGGTTACCATTACTGTCTTTCCTGTCTTTAGTTCCTGCATAATGGTCATCCGTTGCTTTTTCTGCAGCACCAAAATGGTGACGGATTCCGAAAAATAGCCGAGTTTCACCAACTCGTCCATATGTCTTCCAATAACTTCTTCCCGTCGAACCCCGGTAATCTTTTCATAGGCGCTGTTTACGCGGAGGGTAACTCCGGCGCCGTCTGTGATGTAGATACCATCGGCTAATGACTCGATGATGGTGTCCATTTCCCGATTGCATTCTTTTACTGCCGTTAGTTCCTTAAAAAGAGCCTCTACCTCGGAAATATCCTGAAATACCCCGATAGCCCCCACCACCTTGCCATCCCGGATTACGGGCGTGCGATTAGAGAGTACATAGGTGCTACCGATTAATGTTTTTCGGGCCAGTTGAGGCTCACCAGTTCTTAGAACGTGTAAGAGCCCCGTTTGGGGCATCACTTCATCAACCGGACGCCCGATAGCTTCGGCAGCCTTTAAACCTATGATCTCCTCGGCTTTTGTGTTAAAGATTACAATCTTTCCTGATGCATCGATAACCACTATCCCGTTGTGTGCTGCTTCCAGAATTGTTTTTAGTTGCTCTACTCCATATTGAAGAAAGAATGTATCCTCTCCCATTGGTTCATACCACCTTTCCTGGAGGTTTTGGTATTGTTATCCACAAACAATTCGACAGTTCTCTTTAAGAGAACTGCCGTCGTTTTAGACAAATTTTAAGCTGTTATTTAATCAATAGATTTGGTAACCAGAGGGACAACTGCGGGAAATAAGTCACCAGCATAAGCACTGTGACTGTTGCCGCTAAGAATGGTAGTATCGGTTTCATTACTTCCGACATCTTGGCATCGGCTATGTTACAGGAGACAAAAAGACACAAGCCCAGAGGAGGCGTCAGCATGCCAATGGCCAGGTTGGTTACCATCACAACACCGAAGTGGATGGGGTCAATCCCCATTTTCATTATGACCGGATAAAGTACAGGTACCAGTAGGATTAGAGCAGGCGTGGTCTCCATAAAGGTACCGATTATTAAAAGCAGAATATTAATAATCAA
This window harbors:
- a CDS encoding 4-hydroxyphenylacetate 3-hydroxylase family protein; the encoded protein is MALKTGQEYIESLRQRNIKVFMFGERVENPVDHPIIRPSINAVAMTYELANQPEYEDLLTATSNLTGKRVNRFTHLHQSTEDLVKKVKMQRLLGQKTGVCFQRCVGMDAFNSIDSVTYEIDQKYGTEYHQRFRKFLAYIQENDLVVDGAMTDPKGDRSLPPSKQADPDLFLRIVEEREDGIVVRGAKVHQTGIVNSHEVLVMPTIAMREEDKDYAVSFAVPTDAKGLFFIYGRQSCDTRSLEEGDIDKGNAKFGGQEALTIFDNVFVPWERVFMCREYDFAGLLVERFAGYHRQSYGGCKVGVGDVLIGATAAVAQFNGVEKASHIKDKLVEMVHLNETLYSCGIACSAEGNRTASGTYLINLLLANVCKLNVTRFPYEIARLAQDIAGGLMVTLPSEKDFRHPELGKYVEKYLQGVAGIPTEDRLRLLRLIENMTLGRAAVGYLTESMHGAGSPQAMRVVIARQANMEKKKELAFELVGIEK
- a CDS encoding sigma 54-interacting transcriptional regulator, which translates into the protein MGEDTFFLQYGVEQLKTILEAAHNGIVVIDASGKIVIFNTKAEEIIGLKAAEAIGRPVDEVMPQTGLLHVLRTGEPQLARKTLIGSTYVLSNRTPVIRDGKVVGAIGVFQDISEVEALFKELTAVKECNREMDTIIESLADGIYITDGAGVTLRVNSAYEKITGVRREEVIGRHMDELVKLGYFSESVTILVLQKKQRMTIMQELKTGKTVMVTGIPVVGENGEILRVVTCVRDMTELNRLQKELDEAKTLNDRYYSELEELRLRRLTSMNLVSKSKEMRNIVELAIRLGEVDTTVLVLGESGVGKEVIAHLIHKSSKKKDGPFVTINCGAIPENLMESELFGYESGAFTGAKKEGKPGLFESANGGTVFLDEIGDLPSNLQVKLLRVLQGGEIVRVGGTKSIPIDVRVIAATNKSLEDMVKQGTFREDLYYRLNVVPILIPPLRKRKEDIPALAIHFLKKFNEKYKVNKWFAPEVIEYFTAFAWPGNVRELENMVERLFIVSGNSNVISPDYLPGYVREQVRGENGITVTISEIVPLKEAIEDLERQLIFAAMARYKTTRKAALALGIDQSNVVRKLQKYVDAETHQKDVTSHQN